A window of the Streptomyces sp. NBC_00250 genome harbors these coding sequences:
- a CDS encoding glycosyltransferase, whose protein sequence is MAAARASAPLTRRLVRPPVDLELLIPAYNEQRRLPSTVAATVDFLAERPWSSAVVVVDNNSADGTLDVLQRFTGSPVPVHAIGCSDQGKGAAVRRGIETSSARYIGFADADNATPVETLDQVMELLRAGHGAVIASRHAPGARLDVEQSALRRGGGLMFRTLAHLSLPGVADTQCGFKFFSGPLAHAIVRDCHIDGFAFDVELLARVVRAGRDVVEVPVVWHDVPGSTFSARRDGLRSMADLLRISLAR, encoded by the coding sequence ATGGCCGCAGCCCGCGCGTCCGCACCGCTCACCCGCCGGCTCGTCCGTCCGCCGGTCGACCTCGAACTGCTCATCCCGGCCTACAACGAGCAGCGCCGGCTGCCCTCGACCGTGGCCGCCACGGTCGACTTCCTGGCCGAGCGCCCCTGGTCCTCGGCGGTGGTCGTGGTCGACAACAACAGTGCCGACGGCACCCTCGACGTCCTGCAGCGCTTCACCGGCTCCCCCGTCCCGGTCCACGCCATCGGGTGCAGCGACCAGGGCAAGGGCGCGGCGGTCCGGCGCGGCATCGAGACCTCCTCCGCCCGGTACATCGGCTTCGCCGACGCCGACAACGCCACGCCCGTCGAGACCCTGGACCAGGTGATGGAGCTGCTTCGGGCGGGACACGGGGCGGTCATCGCCTCGCGCCACGCGCCCGGCGCGCGCCTCGACGTGGAGCAGTCGGCGCTGCGGCGCGGCGGCGGTCTGATGTTCCGTACGCTCGCGCATCTGTCGCTTCCCGGAGTCGCGGACACCCAGTGCGGGTTCAAGTTCTTCTCAGGTCCGCTGGCCCACGCGATCGTGCGTGACTGTCACATCGACGGTTTCGCCTTCGACGTGGAGCTGCTCGCCCGTGTGGTGCGGGCCGGGCGGGACGTCGTGGAAGTGCCGGTGGTCTGGCACGACGTACCCGGTTCGACGTTCTCGGCACGGCGCGACGGTCTGCGCTCGATGGCCGATCTCCTGCGGATCTCGCTGGCCCGGTGA
- a CDS encoding glycosyltransferase family 2 protein has translation MSSDSHPLRRSTDRAPGAGTRTVSLVLTVRPGGGDPQPALDRLLDQVPSTVGDVVLVGGPAGNGRTRSGLTVRGLGAWDASRGDIPHAGLLAATGDLVVLMNADGSMSPHEIPHYLHYLESGYDFVKGSRFIAGGDFADYPLSRRLGHRALLRVARQLYGQHLTDLWYGFCAFRRSFVDLLDLREDGVELGAELVTHALHYGLRVAEVPSLELPRLHEPSHPRTIRDGARILGTLLDDRPHNALSRLAHRRRSHSSQG, from the coding sequence ATGAGTAGCGATTCGCATCCCCTGCGCCGCTCGACCGACCGCGCGCCCGGCGCCGGCACGCGGACGGTGAGTCTCGTCCTCACGGTCCGCCCCGGCGGCGGGGACCCGCAGCCGGCGCTCGACCGGCTCCTCGACCAAGTGCCGTCGACCGTGGGGGACGTGGTCCTGGTCGGCGGGCCGGCCGGGAACGGACGGACGCGCAGCGGGCTGACCGTGCGCGGACTCGGGGCCTGGGACGCCTCCCGCGGCGACATTCCGCACGCGGGGCTGCTCGCGGCGACCGGCGATCTGGTCGTGCTGATGAACGCCGACGGCAGCATGTCCCCGCACGAGATCCCGCACTACCTGCACTACCTGGAAAGCGGTTACGACTTCGTCAAGGGGTCACGCTTCATCGCGGGCGGGGATTTCGCCGACTATCCGCTCTCGCGACGGCTCGGACACCGCGCGCTGCTGCGTGTCGCACGCCAGTTGTACGGCCAGCACCTGACCGATCTCTGGTACGGGTTCTGCGCGTTCCGGCGCTCTTTCGTGGACCTCCTCGACCTGCGCGAGGACGGTGTCGAACTGGGGGCCGAACTGGTCACGCACGCCCTGCACTACGGCCTGCGCGTCGCCGAGGTGCCCAGTCTCGAACTGCCGCGCCTGCACGAGCCTTCGCACCCCCGCACGATCCGGGACGGCGCCCGCATCCTCGGCACGCTCCTCGACGACCGGCCGCACAACGCCCTGTCGCGGCTCGCACACCGGCGGCGTTCGCACAGCTCCCAAGGTTGA
- a CDS encoding glycosyltransferase family 4 protein, which yields MTALDRLARTDIAFLNWRDPAHPDAGGAEAYCWEIARRFAAAGAHVTLVSSRYPGSRAREYRDGIRVVRRGGTFGVYAAAAAHLLRNRHAYDAVVDFQNGIPFFSPLFTPRWTTDICVIHHVHQHQFDTRFRWPMNAVGRVLEKQVSRRVYRGRPVVVVSPSTREGTRRELGFGNPIHIVPNGRPRPALTAPTGRRSAVPALTVVSRLVPQKRVDLILRAVPALQRRWPELRVDLCGDGPESESLRKLAAGLGIGSAVEFHGYVSDERKQELFHRAWLTVVPSVAEGWGLAVIEANTVGTPALAFDVPGLRDAIRPGVNGWLLDPDADLAAGVAAALDTLSTPDARSLSAARCRAWAAAFSWDASAERLAQVVLEDLQRIRRHRRSRRSANDLSVVTRFTSADPEATEHAVRTALRQTDAWHRDGDAFRLLLHGCDEVRALSALRRLDVAEADITLANGHDVLLGATEPGDGSAPDPAPGRQP from the coding sequence ATGACCGCTCTCGACCGGCTCGCCCGTACCGACATCGCCTTCCTCAACTGGCGCGACCCCGCACACCCCGACGCGGGCGGAGCCGAAGCGTACTGCTGGGAGATCGCCCGGCGGTTCGCGGCGGCCGGAGCCCACGTCACCCTCGTCTCGTCGCGGTACCCCGGCTCGCGTGCCCGGGAGTACCGCGACGGGATCCGCGTCGTGCGCCGCGGCGGCACCTTCGGCGTGTACGCGGCGGCCGCGGCGCACCTGCTGCGGAACCGTCACGCGTACGACGCCGTGGTCGACTTCCAGAACGGGATCCCGTTCTTCTCCCCGCTGTTCACACCCCGCTGGACCACCGACATCTGCGTCATCCACCACGTCCACCAGCACCAGTTCGACACGCGGTTCCGGTGGCCGATGAACGCCGTGGGGCGGGTCCTGGAGAAGCAGGTCAGCCGACGCGTCTACCGGGGTCGGCCCGTGGTGGTCGTGTCGCCCTCCACCCGCGAGGGCACCCGGCGCGAACTCGGCTTCGGCAACCCCATCCACATCGTGCCCAACGGGCGCCCCCGCCCGGCGCTCACGGCCCCCACCGGACGGCGGTCCGCGGTCCCGGCGCTCACCGTCGTCAGCCGTCTGGTGCCGCAGAAGCGGGTCGACCTGATCCTGCGGGCCGTGCCCGCGCTCCAGCGCCGGTGGCCGGAACTGCGCGTCGACCTCTGCGGGGACGGGCCGGAGAGCGAGTCGCTGCGCAAGCTCGCGGCCGGTCTCGGCATCGGGTCCGCCGTCGAGTTCCACGGCTACGTCTCCGACGAGCGCAAGCAGGAGCTGTTCCACCGGGCGTGGCTGACGGTCGTGCCGTCGGTCGCCGAGGGCTGGGGGCTCGCCGTCATCGAGGCGAACACCGTCGGCACCCCCGCCCTCGCCTTCGACGTGCCGGGGCTGCGGGACGCGATCCGGCCGGGCGTCAACGGGTGGCTCCTCGACCCGGACGCCGACCTGGCGGCCGGTGTCGCCGCCGCCCTCGACACCCTGTCCACACCCGACGCGCGGTCGCTGAGCGCGGCCCGCTGCCGTGCCTGGGCCGCCGCCTTCTCCTGGGACGCCAGCGCCGAACGGCTCGCCCAGGTCGTCCTTGAGGACCTCCAGCGCATCCGCCGGCACCGGCGCTCCCGTCGCTCGGCCAACGATCTGTCCGTGGTCACCCGCTTCACCTCCGCGGACCCCGAAGCCACCGAACACGCGGTGCGCACCGCCCTGCGGCAGACCGACGCCTGGCACCGCGACGGTGACGCGTTCCGGCTGCTGCTCCACGGCTGCGACGAGGTACGGGCCCTGAGCGCGCTGCGCCGGCTCGACGTCGCGGAGGCCGACATCACCCTGGCCAACGGCCACGACGTCCTGCTCGGTGCGACGGAACCTGGCGACGGGTCCGCACCGGACCCCGCCCCCGGGCGGCAGCCATGA
- a CDS encoding class I SAM-dependent methyltransferase yields the protein MDWTWPRSRATRPTGPRPPGRAAVRRNRDADWDAWPVSDYLAENYRRLHPCDIDVIHHHAAVYRRYAPGSLARTLELGAGPNLYPLMLAGAASRRVDALEPSAANVRYLRHQLDEGPDDTWQPFYALCRSLDPALPPDCKEALRPVRVVPGTVDDLTPGTYDLASMNFVAESVTEDFGEFTAVCDTFVHAVRPGGRLLAAFMEHMPSYRIGTGPVWPACPVDETALRAVFAPRTTGLRIARVAKDLTLPDYGDTGILLLTAERPGTTATTPAPQG from the coding sequence ATGGACTGGACCTGGCCGCGTTCCCGGGCGACCCGCCCGACCGGGCCGCGCCCGCCCGGCCGGGCCGCCGTGCGCCGCAACCGGGACGCCGACTGGGACGCCTGGCCCGTCTCCGACTACCTCGCCGAGAACTACCGCCGGCTCCACCCCTGCGACATCGACGTCATCCACCACCACGCCGCCGTCTACCGGCGATACGCCCCCGGCAGCCTGGCCCGCACCCTGGAACTGGGCGCGGGCCCCAATCTCTACCCCCTGATGCTCGCGGGCGCGGCGAGCCGCCGTGTCGACGCCCTCGAACCCAGCGCCGCCAACGTCCGCTACCTGCGCCACCAGCTCGACGAGGGCCCCGACGACACCTGGCAGCCCTTCTACGCGCTGTGCCGATCCCTCGACCCCGCCCTCCCGCCGGACTGCAAGGAGGCGCTGCGCCCGGTGCGGGTCGTGCCCGGCACCGTCGACGACCTGACCCCCGGCACGTACGACCTCGCCTCGATGAACTTCGTCGCCGAGAGCGTCACCGAGGACTTCGGCGAGTTCACCGCGGTCTGCGACACCTTCGTCCACGCGGTCAGGCCCGGCGGACGCCTCCTCGCGGCGTTCATGGAACACATGCCGAGCTACCGCATCGGCACCGGACCCGTCTGGCCGGCCTGCCCGGTCGACGAGACCGCCCTGCGGGCCGTCTTCGCACCCCGCACCACCGGCCTGCGGATCGCCCGGGTCGCCAAGGACCTCACCCTGCCCGACTACGGGGACACCGGCATCCTGCTGCTCACCGCCGAACGGCCCGGCACCACGGCCACCACCCCGGCACCTCAGGGGTGA
- a CDS encoding PIG-L deacetylase family protein, with product MADDPLTSFVRTVVGSGTPILVLSPHLDDAVLSCGGLLGWDGRRAPVTVASLFTEATPPPYTLSARQYLKQTGADDAEELFAERRAEDRRVLERLDVHCRHVGLVDGLFRRLPRPRRGTARLARLLPEVAHVYPTYRLHLSRGRVSPHDAETLRAVAATVDELLPGSSGGLVLAPLGVGGHADHVLVRTAAERSGRRVVYYSDFPYNQHAAPDARFSGRNRLVARGWERGLDRKAELIRGYGTQADALFPEGNIPRVPEVYLLPKTGWTATKPAPARGPGIGVRTAGGVS from the coding sequence ATGGCTGATGACCCGCTGACCAGTTTCGTCCGGACCGTCGTCGGATCGGGCACCCCGATCCTGGTGCTGTCGCCGCACCTGGACGACGCCGTCCTGTCCTGCGGCGGGTTGCTCGGCTGGGACGGGCGACGGGCGCCCGTGACGGTCGCCTCGCTGTTCACGGAGGCCACGCCACCGCCGTACACCCTGTCAGCCCGCCAGTACCTGAAGCAGACAGGCGCCGACGACGCGGAGGAGCTGTTCGCCGAACGGCGCGCCGAGGACCGGCGGGTCCTGGAGCGACTCGACGTCCACTGCCGCCATGTCGGTCTGGTCGACGGCCTGTTCCGGCGGCTGCCGCGCCCACGACGCGGCACGGCACGGCTCGCCCGACTGCTTCCTGAGGTCGCCCATGTGTATCCGACGTACCGGCTGCACCTGTCCCGGGGCAGGGTCTCCCCGCACGACGCCGAGACGCTGCGCGCGGTCGCGGCCACCGTCGACGAGCTGCTGCCCGGCTCCTCCGGCGGCCTGGTCCTCGCCCCGCTGGGCGTGGGCGGGCACGCCGATCACGTCCTCGTCCGCACCGCCGCCGAGCGGAGCGGCCGCCGTGTCGTCTACTACAGCGACTTCCCGTACAACCAGCACGCCGCGCCCGACGCCCGCTTCAGCGGGCGGAACCGGCTCGTCGCCCGTGGCTGGGAGCGGGGCCTCGACCGGAAGGCCGAACTGATCCGCGGCTACGGGACCCAGGCCGACGCGCTGTTCCCCGAGGGGAACATCCCGCGAGTACCCGAGGTGTACCTGCTGCCGAAGACGGGATGGACGGCGACGAAGCCGGCCCCCGCGCGTGGCCCCGGCATCGGGGTCCGTACCGCCGGAGGCGTGTCGTGA
- a CDS encoding beta-galactosidase — protein sequence MTVLWWTGSRGATAALAVAAVLLLLVGAFGVLRHEAPEPKPERYWYGTLQTDPDRARTEYEHGIRVAHLQIDWGRLEPEQGVYDEEYAREVRDRIEAFRGAGLRVEAGLGLNHPPSWLPDAFPESVYVNQYGERSTRVPNIVFSEPVREHIAEYARAVDRLIGFENFWAVRVGVNESGEFAYPSPLSESDGPAEFWAYDSHAQESSPYPGWRPGERTYHGRPFTREQVAHWYDWYVGKLAGAVNWQLDLYASLGYQGALKILIPGSGFYPSDLRAAVDARLVDSPSVRLVARGAGFFLTLPLVEHRDTVRIVTTALVDGTGDPVDNGCSPADARTDVAAPNDARVRDWSSARWVVAVARSAGFTRLTGESAGPQVSPYRPGVTETAYRQMASCGLEGLMWAFDGQLYDGTPGSSLEDYAETIRRHP from the coding sequence ATGACGGTGCTGTGGTGGACGGGGTCCCGGGGGGCGACAGCCGCGCTCGCGGTGGCCGCGGTGCTGCTGTTGCTGGTGGGGGCGTTCGGCGTGCTGCGGCACGAGGCCCCGGAGCCGAAGCCGGAGCGGTACTGGTACGGCACGCTCCAGACCGATCCGGACCGGGCCCGCACCGAGTACGAGCACGGCATCCGGGTGGCCCATCTCCAGATCGACTGGGGCAGGTTGGAGCCGGAACAGGGCGTGTACGACGAGGAGTACGCGCGCGAGGTACGCGACCGGATCGAGGCCTTCCGCGGGGCGGGGCTGCGGGTGGAGGCGGGCCTCGGTCTCAACCATCCGCCGTCCTGGCTGCCGGACGCCTTCCCGGAATCGGTCTACGTGAACCAGTACGGCGAGCGGTCCACCCGCGTCCCGAACATCGTGTTCAGCGAGCCCGTACGGGAACACATCGCCGAGTACGCGCGCGCGGTGGACCGCCTGATCGGCTTCGAGAACTTCTGGGCGGTCCGCGTCGGCGTCAACGAGAGCGGCGAGTTCGCCTATCCGAGCCCGCTGTCGGAGAGCGACGGTCCCGCCGAGTTCTGGGCGTACGACAGCCACGCCCAGGAGAGCAGCCCGTACCCGGGGTGGCGGCCCGGGGAACGGACGTACCACGGGAGGCCGTTCACCCGGGAGCAGGTGGCGCACTGGTACGACTGGTACGTCGGGAAGCTGGCCGGTGCGGTGAACTGGCAGCTCGACCTGTACGCCTCGCTCGGGTACCAGGGAGCTCTCAAGATTCTGATCCCGGGGTCCGGTTTCTACCCCTCGGACCTGCGGGCGGCCGTCGACGCCCGGCTCGTCGACTCGCCGTCGGTCCGGCTGGTCGCGCGCGGCGCCGGGTTCTTCCTGACGCTCCCCCTGGTCGAGCACCGGGACACGGTACGGATCGTCACCACCGCCCTGGTGGACGGGACGGGCGACCCCGTGGACAACGGCTGCTCGCCCGCCGACGCGAGGACGGACGTCGCCGCCCCGAACGACGCGCGGGTGCGGGACTGGTCCTCGGCGCGCTGGGTGGTGGCGGTGGCGCGGAGCGCGGGCTTCACCCGGCTGACCGGGGAGAGCGCGGGGCCGCAGGTGTCCCCGTACCGGCCCGGGGTGACGGAGACGGCGTACCGGCAGATGGCGTCCTGCGGTCTTGAGGGCCTGATGTGGGCCTTCGACGGACAGTTGTACGACGGGACGCCGGGCTCCTCGCTGGAGGACTACGCGGAGACGATCCGGCGTCACCCCTGA
- a CDS encoding ArnT family glycosyltransferase, which produces MTIPRTAPTAPRTGPTTPVRAARRGPVPTVVYAAGAALLTVALRLIQISRAGDLFVDESIYRRLGDSAAAGGFPRTDEGLFFLHPPGYFYVEAGWMKLVGEHSDVIAGVHSSRVLNALLAGVTAALIVFLVARVRSRGAGAVAGLLFALDQFCIRQNNRVLLETGTMVWILAGYLALVGLTRPDPPGRPRARALLAGLFLGLAILTKDHAVLITVLPLLAALLLGWGPPRKLVALTLSVTVASYAVYLALVAGFGHFDAFWEAKTSGVRRLLGIVQETGFNAEGTPSLAGRLLDELPGYTGTYLLLALTPVALFLLLRRKEPVYRLLALFHASAIVTLGYALAIGTLEEQALYLLFVPNLVALAVTVPMPSRDRPGLRLVACGVLVALLAAPAAVYARDRWTPDDGFERLRAYLLTHVPAGSAIVTVDGQQTRGVTNWALNDTYRLGHWVTPEERNDNGAAYLVVPWRVIEQGYGRSSLAEVERLTEGLRPVFAFDGPTYGTLALYRLPSTLPGPDVTALAVPGSTVTGPLLPAPGPVVATPDSTVGAPGPALPVAGVGDAPG; this is translated from the coding sequence GTGACGATTCCGCGCACCGCTCCGACGGCCCCCCGGACCGGACCGACGACACCCGTCCGGGCCGCGCGGCGCGGCCCCGTGCCGACCGTGGTCTACGCAGCCGGGGCGGCACTGCTCACCGTCGCCCTGCGACTGATCCAGATCAGCCGGGCGGGCGACCTGTTCGTGGACGAGTCGATCTACCGGCGGCTCGGCGACAGCGCCGCCGCGGGCGGCTTCCCCCGTACCGACGAGGGACTGTTCTTCCTCCACCCGCCCGGCTACTTCTACGTGGAGGCCGGCTGGATGAAGCTCGTCGGCGAGCACTCCGACGTCATCGCGGGCGTGCACTCCTCCCGAGTGCTCAACGCACTTCTGGCCGGGGTCACCGCGGCCCTCATCGTGTTCCTCGTCGCCCGGGTGCGGTCACGCGGCGCGGGCGCGGTCGCCGGCCTGCTGTTCGCCCTGGACCAGTTCTGCATCCGGCAGAACAACCGGGTGCTCCTGGAGACCGGGACGATGGTGTGGATCCTCGCGGGCTATCTGGCCCTGGTGGGGCTCACCCGGCCCGATCCGCCCGGTCGGCCCCGGGCCCGCGCGCTGCTCGCCGGCTTGTTCCTCGGACTGGCGATCCTGACGAAGGACCACGCGGTACTGATCACCGTGCTGCCGCTGCTCGCCGCCCTGCTCCTCGGCTGGGGCCCGCCCCGGAAGCTGGTCGCCCTGACCCTCTCGGTGACCGTGGCCTCGTACGCCGTGTACCTCGCCCTCGTGGCCGGCTTCGGACACTTCGACGCCTTCTGGGAAGCGAAGACCTCCGGCGTGCGGCGGCTGCTCGGAATCGTGCAGGAGACCGGCTTCAACGCGGAGGGCACCCCCTCGCTCGCGGGCCGACTCCTCGACGAACTCCCGGGGTACACGGGCACGTACCTGCTGCTCGCCCTCACCCCGGTGGCCCTCTTCCTGCTGCTGCGACGCAAGGAGCCGGTGTACCGGCTGCTCGCGCTCTTCCACGCCTCGGCGATCGTCACCCTGGGGTACGCGCTCGCCATCGGCACCCTGGAGGAGCAGGCCCTGTATCTGCTGTTCGTGCCGAACCTGGTGGCGCTCGCGGTCACCGTGCCGATGCCTTCCCGGGACCGGCCCGGGCTCCGGCTCGTGGCGTGCGGCGTCCTCGTGGCGCTGCTCGCCGCCCCCGCCGCGGTGTACGCCCGCGACCGGTGGACGCCCGACGACGGCTTCGAGCGGCTCCGGGCGTATCTGCTCACCCATGTGCCGGCGGGAAGCGCGATCGTCACGGTGGACGGGCAGCAGACCCGCGGTGTGACGAACTGGGCGCTGAACGACACCTATCGGCTCGGCCACTGGGTGACGCCGGAGGAGCGGAACGACAACGGTGCCGCCTACCTCGTCGTGCCGTGGCGGGTCATCGAGCAGGGGTACGGCCGTTCCTCGCTCGCGGAGGTGGAGCGGCTCACGGAAGGACTGCGGCCGGTGTTCGCCTTCGACGGTCCCACGTACGGCACGCTGGCCCTGTACCGGCTGCCGTCGACGCTTCCGGGACCGGATGTGACCGCGCTCGCCGTGCCGGGGTCGACGGTGACGGGGCCGCTGCTCCCGGCGCCGGGGCCGGTGGTCGCGACACCGGATTCCACGGTCGGCGCGCCCGGTCCGGCGCTCCCCGTGGCGGGAGTCGGCGATGCGCCAGGGTGA
- a CDS encoding glycosyltransferase family 4 protein — translation MTTSRGPLLVAVSGPDGAGKSSLVGRVATLLRERGLTVVSLHCYGCFLCRRFPVPPRVRDEAEPGGDGWARRATDPERRGSRLRRAHAFLDAGELAARITVAGLRARRHARGGEAVVLTDRGPLDGLVKFHLPAGSAAASVFRRIADRYALTLLVETGPDTLRGRGWEEIAGPPTVWWARYRSWSRRLPRIARLDGERAPSLVAAAALDRIVDEIRERAGARERARDEARPRRRHVVVSIYDDAENPAYRGGGALVIGKVAHRLAEDFRVTVVTAGRSGGTEERNGIRYVRLPVCRVGPRAGQLLFLTLLPLVARRIRHDLWLESFTPPFSTSFLPLTTAAPVVGIDQGRSAEALWRRYHIPFFLVERLGLRCYRHIVVMNPADGSVVRRLSPRADVQVIANGVEQRLLDETGLGAGQFILFLGRIDTWVKGLDLLLDAYERAAPPLQLLLAGSGTPAEERRLAALVAAHTHGPEPRIHWVGYAEEERKCQLLRDCAFLVMPSRHETFGLVALEGMSYGKPVLHFDLPALRWMRDGGDVAAPPFDVAAFGDRMSELATDAALRRRLGRRSGLAAQHYTWDEMTGRYLALAHRLLDTPASPRRPRKRGASWLMTR, via the coding sequence ATGACGACCTCACGAGGCCCTCTCCTCGTCGCCGTGTCCGGACCGGACGGCGCCGGTAAGTCCTCGCTGGTCGGCAGGGTCGCGACACTGCTCCGGGAGCGCGGCCTCACGGTCGTCAGCCTCCACTGCTACGGATGCTTCCTGTGCCGCAGGTTCCCGGTTCCGCCGCGGGTGAGGGATGAGGCGGAACCGGGCGGGGACGGGTGGGCACGGCGCGCCACGGATCCCGAGCGCCGGGGATCCCGGCTGCGCCGTGCCCACGCGTTCCTGGACGCGGGCGAACTGGCGGCCCGCATCACGGTCGCCGGGCTGCGGGCCCGTAGGCACGCGCGGGGCGGCGAGGCCGTCGTCCTGACGGACCGCGGGCCGCTCGACGGCCTGGTGAAGTTCCACCTGCCGGCCGGTTCGGCGGCGGCGTCCGTCTTCCGCCGCATCGCCGACCGCTACGCTCTGACGCTGCTCGTGGAGACCGGGCCCGACACGCTGCGGGGCCGGGGCTGGGAGGAGATCGCCGGTCCCCCGACCGTCTGGTGGGCCCGCTACCGCAGCTGGTCGCGGCGGCTGCCGCGGATCGCACGGCTCGACGGCGAACGGGCTCCGTCCCTGGTGGCGGCCGCGGCGCTCGACCGGATCGTCGACGAGATACGGGAACGCGCGGGCGCAAGGGAGCGGGCCCGCGACGAGGCCCGGCCGCGACGACGGCACGTGGTGGTCTCCATCTACGACGACGCCGAGAACCCCGCCTACCGGGGCGGCGGCGCCCTGGTCATCGGCAAGGTGGCCCACCGGCTCGCCGAGGACTTCCGGGTGACCGTCGTGACGGCGGGCCGGAGCGGCGGCACCGAGGAGCGGAACGGAATCCGTTACGTCCGGCTGCCGGTGTGCCGGGTGGGGCCGCGCGCCGGTCAGCTGCTGTTCCTGACGCTGCTGCCGCTCGTGGCCCGCCGGATCCGGCACGACCTGTGGCTGGAGAGCTTCACTCCCCCGTTCTCGACGAGTTTCCTCCCCCTGACGACGGCGGCCCCCGTCGTGGGCATCGACCAGGGCCGCAGCGCCGAGGCCCTGTGGCGGCGCTACCACATCCCCTTCTTCCTGGTCGAGCGTCTCGGGCTGCGCTGCTACCGGCACATCGTGGTGATGAACCCCGCCGACGGGTCGGTGGTCCGGCGGCTGAGCCCCCGCGCCGACGTGCAGGTGATCGCCAACGGAGTCGAACAGCGTCTCCTCGACGAGACCGGGCTCGGGGCAGGGCAGTTCATCCTGTTCCTGGGCCGGATCGACACCTGGGTCAAGGGCCTCGACCTGCTGCTCGACGCGTACGAGCGGGCCGCGCCGCCGCTGCAACTGCTGCTCGCGGGCAGCGGCACCCCCGCCGAGGAACGTCGGCTCGCCGCGCTCGTCGCCGCCCACACTCACGGTCCGGAGCCCCGGATCCACTGGGTGGGGTACGCGGAGGAGGAGCGCAAGTGCCAACTCCTGCGCGACTGCGCCTTCCTGGTGATGCCCTCGCGCCACGAGACCTTCGGCCTGGTGGCCCTCGAAGGCATGTCGTACGGAAAGCCCGTCCTCCACTTCGACCTGCCCGCGCTGCGCTGGATGAGGGACGGCGGCGACGTGGCCGCACCGCCGTTCGACGTGGCGGCCTTCGGGGACCGGATGAGCGAGCTGGCCACGGACGCGGCGCTCCGCCGCCGGCTGGGGCGGCGGAGCGGGCTCGCCGCGCAGCACTACACGTGGGACGAGATGACGGGCCGCTACCTGGCCCTGGCCCACCGGCTTCTGGACACTCCCGCCTCCCCACGGCGGCCGAGGAAGAGGGGTGCGTCATGGCTGATGACCCGCTGA
- a CDS encoding glycosyltransferase family 4 protein: MRQGERRPRVLLLTSSPLDGAEGCDVRLAADVLGTLPDFDFVWFSQWPGRRQPPPERGRPVRILSRDGVPHIPERVQSALAGAAWARRVDLVHAFLTVGRTFPTFSWLRPLLLGGRPVIHTVPGVMHTRFLKHIRPLGTTVALSESMARRLRAANFGDVRVVPPMIGLDAWPYLPRPEGFPVVLFAGHHDPHGGAETAIDAAAEAVRSGARFRLVLAMRGRPGQDNAMLDEALRERAGAAGLTDFEVRGYVEDMHALLATVHVLLFPPAVLGGKADIPLTVLQALASGRPAILSDLPQFADFGHAVLRAPAGDARRTGQQLAWLLDQPRSWDVLADRGRALVEDHFGPERFAARYAALYRELLS, from the coding sequence ATGCGCCAGGGTGAGCGGCGGCCCCGCGTCCTCCTCCTGACCAGCAGCCCGCTGGACGGGGCGGAAGGCTGTGACGTGCGGCTCGCCGCCGACGTCCTCGGAACGCTGCCCGACTTCGACTTCGTCTGGTTCTCCCAGTGGCCGGGCCGCCGGCAGCCCCCACCGGAGCGCGGGCGGCCCGTGCGCATCCTCTCGCGGGACGGGGTGCCGCACATTCCCGAGCGGGTGCAGTCCGCGCTCGCCGGGGCCGCATGGGCCCGCCGGGTCGACCTGGTGCACGCCTTCCTGACCGTCGGCCGAACCTTCCCGACCTTCTCCTGGCTGCGGCCGCTGCTGCTCGGGGGGCGGCCTGTCATCCACACCGTGCCCGGCGTGATGCACACCCGCTTCCTCAAGCACATCCGGCCGCTGGGGACGACGGTCGCCCTGTCCGAGTCGATGGCCCGTCGCCTGCGCGCCGCGAACTTCGGCGACGTACGGGTGGTCCCGCCCATGATCGGCCTGGACGCCTGGCCGTACCTGCCGCGCCCGGAGGGATTCCCCGTGGTGCTGTTCGCGGGGCACCACGATCCGCACGGCGGGGCGGAGACGGCGATCGACGCGGCGGCGGAGGCGGTACGGTCGGGCGCCAGGTTCCGCCTCGTGCTCGCGATGCGCGGACGCCCGGGGCAGGACAACGCGATGCTCGACGAGGCGCTGCGGGAGCGGGCCGGCGCGGCCGGGCTCACGGATTTCGAGGTGCGGGGCTATGTCGAGGACATGCACGCGCTGCTCGCCACCGTCCATGTGCTGCTGTTCCCGCCGGCCGTGCTGGGCGGCAAGGCGGACATCCCGCTCACGGTCCTCCAGGCGCTCGCCTCGGGCCGGCCCGCGATCCTCAGCGACCTCCCCCAGTTCGCCGACTTCGGCCACGCGGTGCTGCGGGCCCCGGCGGGCGACGCGCGCCGCACGGGGCAGCAGCTGGCCTGGCTGCTGGACCAGCCGCGCTCCTGGGACGTGCTCGCCGACCGGGGCCGTGCGCTCGTCGAGGACCACTTCGGTCCCGAGCGTTTCGCGGCCCGGTACGCGGCCCTGTACCGGGAGTTGCTGTCATGA